One Stratiformator vulcanicus genomic window, ATCTAAAGCATGTCAAAGTCTGCGCGTTCGGCATGACCCGACGCCGGGGCATCGATGCTTCTGAAGATGTCGGCATGGTTGCGCTGCGCGACTCACTCGCCCCGGTCTGCACCGTGGTCGGCAAAACTTGGGACCTCCACGTGACGGAAGTACTGCGGGTCGATCTCGAAGAGAACCTCGCGATGATCCGCGACTCCGTCGGCTTTCTCTTCAGCGAAGGCCGTCGCGTCATCTATGATGCCGAGCATTACTTCGACGGCTACAAAGCGAACCCTGACTACGCTCTAAAAACGATTGCCGCCGCGGCCGATGCGGGAGCCGAAATCGTGGTCTTGTGCGACACCAACGGCGGCAGCCTGCCGGAACACGTGGCGAACTGTGTCGACGCCGCGCGGGACGCGATCTCCTGCCCCGTCGGCATTCACTGCCACAACGACTCCGATCTCGCCACGGCGAACACCTTGGCTGCCGTCGAACACGGAGCAAAGCAGGTCCAGGGCACAATCAACGGGATCGGTGAACGCTGCGGCAACGTCGATCTCGTGGCCGCGGTCTCGAATCTTGTTCTTAAGCAAGATTATGAAGCCCTTGCCGACGGCGGAGTCGGCCGGCTGACGGAGCTTTCCCGCTACGTCTACGAACTGGCGAACATGAACTTTCGCACCAATCAGCCGTTCGTCGGTTCCAGCGCTTTCGCCCACAAGGGCGGCATGCACGTACACGCGGTCAACCGGATCGCCCACAGCTACGAGCACCTCGACCCGGCGCTCGTCGGCAATCACCGCCGCATCCTCGTTAGCGAACTTTCCGGCCGCTCAAACATTGTCGCCGCGACGACTCGCCTGCAATTGCAGCAGGACGATGAGCTGATGAAAACAATTCTCTTTAAGGTGCAGGACCTCGAAAACGAAGGTTACCAATTTGAAGCAGCCGAGGCTTCGTTCGACCTGTTGGTTAAGAAGCTCGCCGGAACCTATGAACCGAAGTTCGAGCGGATTCACTATCGGGTTAATGTCGAAACGGCGAGCGACACGGTTCCTGTTACAGAGGCGACTGTGAAGTTAAGAGTCGACGGGCACCTCGAACACGTGGTGGGTGAAGGGGACGGCCCGGTCAACGCCCTCGACTCCGCGCTGCGCAAGGCATTAAGACCGTATTATCCCAACCTCAGCTCGATGCAACTCATCGATTATAAAGTCCGCGTGATCAACAGCAGCGAAGGCACCGCAGCCCGGGTGCGCGTTGTGATTGAAAGCAGTGACGAGAACGACGAGTGGACCACGGTGGGCGTGAGCGAGAACGTCATCGAGGCTAGTTGGATCGCGCTCGTCGACAGCGTGGAATACAAACTGTTTAAGGACGACGGACTAATGGGCGGCGACACGACCGCGGCCCCGGCTCTGACGGAGGAAGCAATATGACAACTGGCGCAGCCGCGACACCGACCGAAGCTCAACATTTATTGGTCGGTGAGACTAATGTCATGCCGCTCCGAGTCGAGCAGTATCAGAAGATGGTCGAGATCGGCATGCTCCCGGAGCACGCCTCCGTCGAGCTTCTTGATGGGCTGCTCGTTATTAAAGACCGCCGCGACGGCGAAGGCGATATTATGACAGAAGGTAGATTTCACAGAGCGATTCGGGGACTCCTTGCCGAATTGATTGCGGACCAACTCGACCGCTCCATCGCGTTCGTCGATCAAAACAGCCCGTTTGAGCTTAAACCATTCAGTGTCCCCGAGCCGGACGTCTACGTGGCACGCGGTACCCGCAGAGACTACTTCCAAAAGCTGCCTGCCGCTTCAGATATGTTACTTGTCGCAGAAATAGCTCACAGCTCGCTTCCGGGTGATCGATCATCCAAATTTGCTCGTTATGCCTCTGCCGGCATTCCGAATTATTGGATCGTAAACGTCCCCGCATCGATCGTTGAGGCGTGGTCTGCTCCGGTGCCGGAAAAGAACATCTATACGAAGAGTACTGTTTACCAAAGGGACGACACAATCTCACTCGATTTGCTGCCGGACCTCGGCCTCACTGTTGCAGCGAAAGACTTTCTCCCGGAAGAATAATCCGGCCGAACATAACGTCAGCTTTCGCTCTCTCGCTCCCACCTTTCTGCTTTCGACGCCTCTCCCATGGATATCCCCAAACAGTACGAGCCGCACGAAGCGGCCGAGAAGTGGTTCCCGTATTGGGAACAGCACGGCTACTTTAATGCCGACCCCGATCCCAAGAAGCCGCCCCATACCATAATGATTCCGCTCCCCAATGTGACCGGGGCGCTGCACATG contains:
- the cimA gene encoding citramalate synthase, giving the protein MPRIEIYDTTLRDGSQGEGVNFSLQDKLLITQKLDDLGFDFVEGGYPLSNPKDAEYFQRVRDLDLKHVKVCAFGMTRRRGIDASEDVGMVALRDSLAPVCTVVGKTWDLHVTEVLRVDLEENLAMIRDSVGFLFSEGRRVIYDAEHYFDGYKANPDYALKTIAAAADAGAEIVVLCDTNGGSLPEHVANCVDAARDAISCPVGIHCHNDSDLATANTLAAVEHGAKQVQGTINGIGERCGNVDLVAAVSNLVLKQDYEALADGGVGRLTELSRYVYELANMNFRTNQPFVGSSAFAHKGGMHVHAVNRIAHSYEHLDPALVGNHRRILVSELSGRSNIVAATTRLQLQQDDELMKTILFKVQDLENEGYQFEAAEASFDLLVKKLAGTYEPKFERIHYRVNVETASDTVPVTEATVKLRVDGHLEHVVGEGDGPVNALDSALRKALRPYYPNLSSMQLIDYKVRVINSSEGTAARVRVVIESSDENDEWTTVGVSENVIEASWIALVDSVEYKLFKDDGLMGGDTTAAPALTEEAI
- a CDS encoding Uma2 family endonuclease codes for the protein MTTGAAATPTEAQHLLVGETNVMPLRVEQYQKMVEIGMLPEHASVELLDGLLVIKDRRDGEGDIMTEGRFHRAIRGLLAELIADQLDRSIAFVDQNSPFELKPFSVPEPDVYVARGTRRDYFQKLPAASDMLLVAEIAHSSLPGDRSSKFARYASAGIPNYWIVNVPASIVEAWSAPVPEKNIYTKSTVYQRDDTISLDLLPDLGLTVAAKDFLPEE